Genomic segment of Umezawaea sp. Da 62-37:
CGTACCGGCCGGGACGACGACGAGCATGGCAAGGAACGCAAGGGAGGGGTCCCGGCGGTGGTGGGGACGTTCAGACCTCGGGCAGCCGGGTCTCCGCCGCCACGGCGAGCACCTTCGCCTGGTCGCACAAGCTCTGGGGGGTGGTCGTGGGGTCGTTGGAACTCAGCTCGACATCGGCCCGTTCCACCCATTCGTTGGTGATGTCGGTGGGCTTCTCGTATTCGCGACCGCGGATCCTGATCGCGCACCCGTTGTTCGTGGTGTGCACGGCGGCGGTCCGGGAGCGGATCCGGACTGGTTGATCGCCGTCGTCCCCGTCGTCCCGCCACTCGCGGGTGAACACGACTGTCACCTCCAGCGGCCCCTTGTCCCAGGAGCACATCCAGTTGCCCAGCTCCTGTTCCGCCTTCGGGACGTCCGCGCCGAACACCAGACCCAGGTCGGCATCGCCGAGTGTGGCGCACGCGTCCACGTTGGCCATCGACCAGTCGGCGAACTTCGCGGCACGGCGGGGGATCGGTCCCCCGCGGAGCTTGTCCAGCACCGGTCCGGCCACGGCCTCGGCGACCTCGCACGGTTCGACCAGCCGCGCACCCTGGTTGTACGCCTCGATCCGCACGCGGTTCCCGTCGGGCAACGGGATCGGGCGGTGGCAGGACCCGTCGGGGCGCTCGGCCGGTGTCTCGATCGGGCCGAGAATGCCCAGCGGGTGGCTGGGGGCCTCGTAGGACGGGATGCGCTCGATGAGGAGACCGGCGTACGCGATGTCCGAATCCGCCTGGCTCAGGCGCACGGTGAGGCCGCACCGGTTGAAGCTGCCGTACTCGGAGTCGAACTGGACCGCGCCGGTGCCGAACTTCGACAGCGACGACCGGTCGAGCAGGGAACACGGGTCGGCGGTGCGGGCGTCCAGCACCGCGCCCTGCCCGGTGCCCGCGTTGGCGTTCGAGTCGCGGTTGAGGTGGACGACCGCCGCGGCGGCGAGGACCGTGACAAGTGCCGCCGCGCCGATGAGCACACCGCGCTTGCGACGCCATGGGCCCGTGGGCGCCGGGTCCTCGACCGTGGTGCCCGTGGGCGCCGGGGTGGTGGGCACGGAGCCGGACAGCGACACGAAGGGGACGACCACTCCGCTCACGGCGTCCAGCATCCGCTTGGCCTCCGGCGCGGACGGCCTGGCGGAAGGGTCGAGGGCCAGCAGGGCGCCAAGCACCGGCGCCAGGGGCCCCGCCTGGACCGCGGTTTCCAGCTCGGCCGCCCTGGCCCGGCGCAGCTGCCCGTCGGGGTCGGGTCCGGGGTGTCCCCACGGCGAGCGGCCCTCCACGGCGGCGAACAGCGTGGCGCCGAGGCAGAACACGTCCGACGCGCTGCGGGCCTGCTCACCGCGGGCGACTTCGGGCGCCATGTAGGCGGGGGTGCCGACGATCTGGCCGCCTTCCGTGCGGGTGAGTTCGGCCCAGTGGGAGATGCCGAAGTCGGTCAACTTGGCCGTGCCGTCGTCGGTGACGAGGACGTTGGCCGGGGTGACGTCGCGGTGGATCATGCGGCGCTCGTGCATGGCCGCCAGTGCGGCGGAGATGTTCGCGCCCACGACCGCGACGGTCTTCGGCGGTAGCGGCCCGTCGTCGCGGATGATCTCGCGCAGGCTGCGGGCGGGCAGGTACTCCATGACCAGCCACTTCGTGCCGTGGTGCAGAACGGTGTCGTACACCGAGATCACGTTGGGGTGCTGGAGCCCGGCACCGATGCGGGCCTCGTGCCGCATCTGCCCGCCGTCGTCGTCGGCGTGGGAGCGCTTCAGTGCCACCTTCCGTCCGAGATCCTCGTCGGTGGCGAGCCACACCTCGCCCATCCCACCGGTGCCGACCCGCCGTTCCAGGCGATAACGCTGCGCCACTAACTCGTCACCAGACATCACCGGGAAGATATCAGCGATATTCACCTCACCGTGTGAGTTCCTGACCTACGTGCGCGATCGCGTCCTTCATCATGTCCTCGGACCGGTCACAACCGCGTCGGGACCGGTCCCGCACGACCCCGGATATCGTCATCGGCGAAGACGAGACTCCGACGCGAGGAGGCCAACGTGCCACTCACGCCCGTGGTGCCGATCGCCCGGTGGTGTCTGGCGCTGGGCGCCACCCGAGTCGCGCCGGGGGCGCTGTCGGTGCTGACCTTGGCGGGCGGCGTCACGATCGACCCGTGCGATCGCGGCCAGCTCCGGTTCGGCCGCAACCGGCCGGAGGTGGAGGTGTGCGTCGGCGAGAACGACGTGATGGTCAGCCGCAGGCACGGCCTGCTCGAGCACCTGACGGGCGCTGGTGGCTGACCAACACCGGCCGCTCACCCCTCCGCATGCCGAACTCCACCCTGCTGCACCAAGGCGAGGAACCGTAGCTGGCCTTGGGTGAAGTCCCGTATGCGGTTCCCCGATGGGAGAGGAGAAAACAGAAATAGGATCTTGTCTGTTTGACGATCGGGATCAGCATGAACAACCGTCCTCGTATCACCCGATCGGATGAGTAACGGTTTGCATGGATGACCGTCCGCAACTCTTGGGCAGCGCACCTGCATGCCCTGTTGACCGGTGAGTCAGTTGTCAGTCTCCTGGCGCCGCAACAACAGACACTGGTTCGCGACGAGGGTCACGTCGGCTCCGCACAAGCGCGGGTTTGCGTGCGGCAGGTGAGGTACGCCTTCCCGGTGCGTCCCGGTTGGCGATCGACACCAGCCTACTATCCGCACTGAGCCTTTCCCGGTAAGCGTTGATCACGTTGGGTGAGATCACCAGGTCCGGTTGCTTTCGTGGTGGAGCAGGACCAGTGCGGCCTGGGTGATCGCTCCGATCCGCCAGGGGTCGAGACTGACCCGGCGCAGCGCCTTGAAACGCATGATGAGCAGGGCGTTTGCCCGTTCGCCCAGGGCTCGGGTACCGCGCAGAAGTTTATTGAAGGTCTTCTGGTCGTCGGTGAGTGTCGTGCCGTCGGCGGGTTTCTTGATCGGGACGTGCAGGACGTCGCCCGAGCCTTCGTAGCCAAGGTCGGCGAGGGTCGGCAGGTCGGTTCGGACGTCGGCGAGGGTGGCGATGATGCCGTGGTGGCGGGCGCAGGTGAGGTCGTGTTCGCGGCCGGGTCGTACGTCGGAGATCCACAGCGGCCAGCCGTCCGGGGCGGAGACGACCTGCACGTTGCCGCCGTGGTGCTTGTGTTTTCCCGACCACCAGAGGTCGTGTCCGTTGGGTCCGGGGACGGAGGAACGGTCGGTGGGGATGACGACGCCGTCGAGGTTGACGTGAGTGAGTCCGGCGTCTTTGGCCTGCTGCAAAGCGGTGTGCAGGTCGGGCGCGTGGGCGGTCAGGGCGTCGATGCCTTCGTGGAGGTAGCGGGAGGACGTCGAGCCGCCGATACCGTTGTCGCGGGCCAGTTGCGCGACGCGGGTGCCGTCGAGCAACCACCGGATGACCAGCACGGCCTGGGTGAAACAGCCCAGAGCGCGTCGACCGCGCCGGGTACGGCGGCGACGCCGTTGCGCGGACAGCAGCGCGGACAGGAACTCGACGGTGTTCCTGTTCATGGTCAACACACC
This window contains:
- a CDS encoding serine/threonine-protein kinase; protein product: MSGDELVAQRYRLERRVGTGGMGEVWLATDEDLGRKVALKRSHADDDGGQMRHEARIGAGLQHPNVISVYDTVLHHGTKWLVMEYLPARSLREIIRDDGPLPPKTVAVVGANISAALAAMHERRMIHRDVTPANVLVTDDGTAKLTDFGISHWAELTRTEGGQIVGTPAYMAPEVARGEQARSASDVFCLGATLFAAVEGRSPWGHPGPDPDGQLRRARAAELETAVQAGPLAPVLGALLALDPSARPSAPEAKRMLDAVSGVVVPFVSLSGSVPTTPAPTGTTVEDPAPTGPWRRKRGVLIGAAALVTVLAAAAVVHLNRDSNANAGTGQGAVLDARTADPCSLLDRSSLSKFGTGAVQFDSEYGSFNRCGLTVRLSQADSDIAYAGLLIERIPSYEAPSHPLGILGPIETPAERPDGSCHRPIPLPDGNRVRIEAYNQGARLVEPCEVAEAVAGPVLDKLRGGPIPRRAAKFADWSMANVDACATLGDADLGLVFGADVPKAEQELGNWMCSWDKGPLEVTVVFTREWRDDGDDGDQPVRIRSRTAAVHTTNNGCAIRIRGREYEKPTDITNEWVERADVELSSNDPTTTPQSLCDQAKVLAVAAETRLPEV
- a CDS encoding transposase family protein → MNRNTVEFLSALLSAQRRRRRTRRGRRALGCFTQAVLVIRWLLDGTRVAQLARDNGIGGSTSSRYLHEGIDALTAHAPDLHTALQQAKDAGLTHVNLDGVVIPTDRSSVPGPNGHDLWWSGKHKHHGGNVQVVSAPDGWPLWISDVRPGREHDLTCARHHGIIATLADVRTDLPTLADLGYEGSGDVLHVPIKKPADGTTLTDDQKTFNKLLRGTRALGERANALLIMRFKALRRVSLDPWRIGAITQAALVLLHHESNRTW